In the Arthrobacter zhaoxinii genome, one interval contains:
- the nrdR gene encoding transcriptional regulator NrdR, whose product MYCPFCRNADSRVVDSRLADDGSAIRRRRQCPQCGRRFSTVETTSLSVIKRSGVGEPFSRSKVINGVRKACQGRPVSEDDLAMLAQEVEESIRASGVAEIDAHEVGLAILTPLQKLDQVAYLRFASVYQSFDSLEDFETAIEKLRNEARENSGRVPSGAQRPLTAQ is encoded by the coding sequence ATGTACTGTCCGTTTTGCCGCAACGCTGATTCCCGCGTCGTGGACAGCCGCCTGGCCGACGACGGCTCGGCAATCCGCCGCCGCCGGCAGTGCCCGCAGTGCGGCCGCCGCTTCTCCACTGTGGAAACCACCAGCCTGAGCGTGATCAAGCGCTCCGGGGTGGGTGAACCCTTCAGCCGCAGCAAGGTGATCAACGGCGTGCGCAAGGCCTGCCAGGGCCGGCCCGTCAGCGAGGACGACCTCGCGATGCTGGCGCAGGAAGTGGAGGAATCCATCCGGGCCAGCGGGGTGGCGGAAATCGACGCCCACGAGGTGGGACTGGCCATCCTCACGCCGCTGCAGAAGCTGGACCAGGTGGCGTACCTGCGCTTTGCCAGCGTTTACCAGTCTTTTGATTCCCTCGAGGATTTCGAGACCGCTATTGAGAAGCTGCGGAACGAGGCCCGGGAAAACTCCGGCCGGGTGCCGTCCGGTGCCCAGCGGCCCCTCACCGCGCAGTAA
- the ppgK gene encoding polyphosphate--glucose phosphotransferase has translation MAKKHKSDKHVDAVIGIDIGGTGIKGGIVDLAKGKLIGDRFRIPTPQPATPEAVAGVVGQIVAELSSRPEGPGPEVPVGVTFPAIISHGIARSAANVDKSWIDTDVDTLLTKALGRDVQVMNDADAAGLAEARYGAGREVDGTVLVITLGTGIGSALIYKGMLVPNAELGHLEIDGHDAETKASASARERDEISWEEYAERLQRYFSHVEFLFSPDLFVVGGGISKRSEDFLPLLNLRTPLVTANLKNNAGIVGAALQAATHFKYLK, from the coding sequence ATGGCCAAGAAGCATAAGTCCGACAAGCACGTCGACGCCGTCATCGGAATTGATATCGGGGGCACTGGCATCAAGGGCGGCATTGTCGACCTGGCCAAGGGCAAGCTGATTGGCGACCGTTTCCGCATTCCCACCCCGCAGCCGGCGACCCCCGAAGCCGTAGCCGGCGTCGTGGGGCAGATCGTGGCGGAACTGTCCTCCCGCCCCGAGGGTCCCGGACCCGAGGTTCCCGTGGGCGTCACCTTCCCGGCCATCATCTCCCACGGCATTGCCCGTTCCGCAGCCAACGTGGACAAGAGCTGGATTGACACGGACGTCGACACGCTGCTCACCAAGGCGCTCGGCCGCGACGTGCAGGTCATGAACGACGCCGATGCTGCCGGCCTGGCCGAGGCCCGCTACGGCGCCGGCCGCGAGGTGGACGGCACCGTCCTGGTGATCACCCTGGGCACGGGCATCGGCTCGGCCCTGATCTACAAGGGCATGCTGGTCCCCAACGCCGAACTCGGCCACCTCGAAATCGACGGGCACGACGCCGAGACCAAGGCCTCGGCCTCGGCCCGCGAACGCGATGAAATCAGCTGGGAGGAATACGCCGAACGGCTCCAGCGCTACTTCTCGCACGTGGAGTTCCTTTTCTCCCCTGATCTGTTCGTGGTCGGCGGCGGAATTTCCAAGCGCAGCGAGGACTTCCTGCCGCTGCTGAACCTGCGCACGCCGCTGGTCACCGCCAATCTGAAGAACAACGCCGGGATTGTCGGGGCCGCACTCCAGGCAGCCACGCACTTCAAGTACCTCAAGTAA
- the map gene encoding type I methionyl aminopeptidase: MPQKLDTAPAGHLTPGSVSPRLRVPASIPRPEYVDKEAPAPFTGSEVKSPETIEKIRLASKVAAQAIVEVGRHIVPGVTTDELDRIGHQFLLDSNAYPSTLGYRGFPKSLCSSVNEVICHGIPDTTVLEDGDIINIDITAYMNGVHGDTNWTFLVGDVDEESRLLVERTQESLRRAIKAVAPGREINVIGRTIESYAKRFGYGVVRDFTGHGVGEAFHTGLIIPHYDAAPAYSRLIEPGMVFTIEPMLTLGTIEWDMWDDNWTVLTKDRKRTAQFEHTLLVTDDGAEVLTLP; this comes from the coding sequence ATGCCCCAGAAACTCGACACTGCACCCGCTGGCCACCTGACACCGGGAAGCGTCAGCCCCCGGCTGCGTGTTCCGGCGTCGATCCCCCGGCCCGAATACGTGGACAAGGAAGCTCCCGCACCGTTTACCGGGTCCGAGGTCAAGTCGCCCGAAACCATCGAGAAGATCCGCCTCGCCAGCAAGGTGGCCGCGCAGGCCATCGTTGAGGTCGGCCGGCACATTGTCCCCGGCGTCACCACCGACGAGCTGGACCGGATCGGCCACCAGTTCCTGCTGGACTCGAACGCATACCCCTCCACGCTGGGTTACCGGGGCTTCCCGAAGTCCCTGTGCTCCTCGGTCAACGAGGTCATCTGCCACGGCATCCCGGACACCACGGTGCTCGAGGACGGCGACATCATCAACATCGATATCACGGCCTACATGAACGGTGTCCACGGCGATACCAACTGGACCTTCCTGGTGGGGGACGTGGACGAGGAGTCCCGCCTGCTCGTGGAGCGCACACAGGAATCGCTGCGCCGGGCCATCAAAGCAGTCGCCCCGGGCCGCGAAATCAACGTCATCGGCCGCACCATCGAGTCCTATGCCAAGCGTTTCGGTTACGGTGTTGTCCGTGACTTCACCGGCCACGGCGTCGGTGAAGCCTTCCACACCGGCCTGATCATTCCGCATTACGACGCCGCGCCCGCGTACAGCAGGCTGATCGAACCCGGAATGGTGTTTACGATTGAACCTATGCTCACTCTTGGCACCATTGAGTGGGACATGTGGGATGACAACTGGACAGTCCTCACCAAGGACCGCAAACGCACCGCACAGTTCGAGCACACCCTGCTCGTGACTGATGACGGCGCTGAAGTTCTGACCCTTCCCTGA
- a CDS encoding SPOR domain-containing protein, whose product MADYWFNVVTHEVEEGPQSDWTKLLGPYPTREEAELALQKVQARNKAWDADEE is encoded by the coding sequence ATGGCCGATTACTGGTTCAACGTAGTGACCCACGAGGTGGAGGAAGGCCCGCAGTCCGACTGGACGAAGCTGCTCGGGCCATACCCCACCCGCGAGGAGGCCGAGCTGGCGCTGCAGAAGGTGCAGGCGCGGAACAAGGCCTGGGACGCCGACGAAGAGTAG
- the panB gene encoding 3-methyl-2-oxobutanoate hydroxymethyltransferase — protein MTSAEQPSPYAAAPAAPSAPSAPALKKIRISHLQQLKDNGGRFAMLTAYDQYAAGIFDEAGIEVLLVGDSAANNVMGHATTLPITMDEMIVFARSVTAGASHSLVVCDLPFGSYEVSPAQAIESSVRLMKEGLVHAVKMEGGRHYADHVRAMTAAGIPVMAHVGFTPQAEHALGGYKVQGRGEAGAAVVQDAVALAEAGAFCVLMEMVPADVAAEVDAAVRVPTIGIGAGNATTGQVLVWQDMAGLRGGKQPRFVKAFADLRTELSRAAKEYADEVRSGSFPGPEHSF, from the coding sequence ATGACCAGTGCCGAACAGCCCTCCCCGTACGCCGCCGCTCCCGCGGCCCCTTCCGCTCCTTCAGCACCGGCGCTGAAGAAAATCCGCATCTCCCACCTGCAGCAGCTCAAGGACAACGGCGGCAGGTTCGCCATGCTGACCGCCTATGACCAGTACGCCGCAGGCATCTTCGACGAAGCCGGCATCGAGGTCCTTCTGGTGGGCGACTCGGCTGCGAACAACGTGATGGGCCACGCCACCACGCTGCCCATCACCATGGACGAAATGATCGTCTTTGCCCGTTCCGTCACAGCAGGCGCCAGCCATTCACTGGTGGTCTGCGACCTTCCCTTCGGCTCCTACGAGGTCTCCCCCGCCCAGGCCATCGAATCCTCGGTGCGGCTCATGAAGGAAGGCCTGGTCCACGCGGTGAAGATGGAGGGCGGGCGGCACTATGCGGACCACGTCCGTGCTATGACCGCCGCGGGGATTCCCGTGATGGCCCACGTAGGCTTCACTCCGCAGGCCGAGCATGCGCTCGGCGGCTACAAGGTGCAGGGCCGCGGCGAGGCGGGAGCCGCAGTGGTGCAGGACGCCGTCGCCCTCGCGGAGGCGGGAGCGTTCTGCGTCCTGATGGAAATGGTGCCGGCCGATGTGGCGGCAGAGGTCGACGCCGCAGTCCGCGTGCCCACCATCGGTATCGGTGCGGGCAACGCCACCACGGGACAGGTGCTGGTCTGGCAGGACATGGCCGGGCTGCGCGGCGGGAAGCAGCCGCGTTTCGTCAAGGCCTTCGCCGACCTGCGCACCGAGCTGTCCCGGGCGGCAAAGGAGTACGCGGACGAGGTCCGCAGCGGTTCCTTCCCCGGCCCGGAACACAGCTTCTAG
- a CDS encoding glutamine synthetase family protein: MNRQQEFVLRTIEERDVRFVRLWFTDVVGQLKSVALAPAEVEGAFEEGLGFDGSSVEGLARIFESDLLAQPDPATFQILPWRGDEEQTSRMFCDILTPDGQPSAADPRNVLKRQLAKAADMGFTCYTHPEIEFYLLKSDELGEDGQPVPVDQAGYFDHVPGGVAQDFRRTAVSMLEAVGISVEFSHHEAGPGQNEIDLRYADALQTADNIMTFRTVVKEVALMTNCYASFMPKPFSHHPGSGMHTHFSLFEGDSNAFFQAGAEFQLSTTARQFMAGILRHAPEFTAVTNQFVNSYKRLWGGGEAPSYLSWGHNNRSALLRVPLYKPNKGQSARIEYRGIDSAANPYLAYAVLLGAGLKGIEEGYELPPGAEDDIESLSAAERRAMGHDPLPASLHDAVRVMEESELVADILGEQVFENFLRNKRADWNEYRQQVTRFELQKNLGIL; encoded by the coding sequence ATGAACCGCCAGCAGGAATTCGTTCTGCGCACCATCGAGGAGCGCGATGTCCGGTTTGTGCGGTTGTGGTTTACCGACGTCGTCGGCCAGCTGAAATCCGTGGCGCTGGCCCCGGCGGAAGTCGAAGGCGCCTTTGAGGAGGGCCTGGGCTTTGACGGTTCCTCCGTGGAGGGCCTGGCCCGGATCTTCGAGTCGGACCTGCTGGCCCAGCCTGACCCCGCCACCTTCCAGATCCTGCCCTGGCGCGGCGACGAGGAGCAGACCTCGCGGATGTTCTGCGACATCCTCACCCCGGACGGCCAGCCGTCGGCTGCCGATCCGCGCAACGTCCTCAAGCGCCAGCTGGCCAAGGCCGCGGACATGGGTTTCACCTGCTACACCCACCCCGAGATTGAGTTCTACCTGCTGAAGTCGGACGAGCTCGGCGAAGACGGCCAGCCCGTTCCCGTGGACCAGGCGGGCTACTTCGACCACGTTCCCGGCGGCGTGGCCCAGGACTTCCGCCGCACGGCAGTGTCCATGCTGGAGGCCGTCGGCATCTCCGTGGAGTTCAGCCACCACGAGGCCGGGCCCGGGCAGAACGAAATCGATCTGCGCTACGCCGATGCGCTGCAGACCGCGGACAACATCATGACCTTCCGCACAGTGGTCAAAGAGGTCGCGCTGATGACCAACTGCTACGCGAGCTTTATGCCCAAGCCCTTCTCGCACCACCCCGGCTCCGGCATGCACACCCACTTCTCGCTCTTCGAAGGCGACAGCAACGCCTTCTTCCAGGCCGGCGCCGAGTTCCAGCTCTCCACCACGGCACGCCAGTTCATGGCGGGCATCCTGCGGCATGCACCGGAATTCACTGCCGTGACCAACCAGTTCGTGAACTCCTACAAGCGGCTCTGGGGCGGCGGTGAGGCCCCGAGCTACCTGTCCTGGGGCCACAACAACCGGTCCGCACTGCTGCGGGTGCCGTTGTACAAGCCGAACAAGGGCCAGTCGGCCCGCATCGAATACCGCGGCATTGACTCCGCGGCCAACCCGTACCTGGCCTACGCGGTGCTGCTGGGCGCCGGATTGAAGGGCATCGAAGAGGGATACGAGCTGCCGCCGGGTGCCGAAGACGACATTGAGAGCCTGAGCGCCGCCGAACGCCGTGCCATGGGCCATGACCCGCTGCCGGCCTCGCTGCATGATGCGGTGCGCGTGATGGAGGAATCCGAGCTCGTCGCCGACATCCTGGGCGAGCAGGTGTTCGAGAATTTCCTGCGCAACAAGCGCGCGGACTGGAACGAATACCGCCAGCAAGTGACCCGGTTCGAACTGCAGAAGAACCTGGGCATTCTCTAG
- a CDS encoding bifunctional [glutamine synthetase] adenylyltransferase/[glutamine synthetase]-adenylyl-L-tyrosine phosphorylase, which produces MSLTRRLIATGFRDLEKSTRFLAARELEGVDEEALFAGFAFSADPDLALQSLVRLIGRAPELVDLVNAGTERSEALFRLLGASDALAEFLMRHPGDIGVLHRQLRAEPGSTDEPTLRASLLDAVHAGSGAAPVAGLTGTEAYVALRSRYRRHLLDLAVRDLGAASPTDYLPAAGRELADLAGAALEAALAVSRAELAASFPAEEISAVRLAVIGMGKAGARELNYISDVDVIYVIEASGLPEERASTIGTALAAGISRAINASAPEPPLWEVDTNLRPEGKDGPLVRTLDSHVSYYQRWAHSWEFQALLKARAMAGDRELGRRYEEAVAPLIWSSSERDGFVESVQAMRRRVTDNIPGHEESRQLKLGSGGLRDVEFTVQLLQLVHGRVDESLRVRATTAAIAALSEAGYIGRSDARALDESYRYLRVLEHRIQMVHMRRTHLMPEEEAALRALAKASAGSLSSERPSAERLREQWQRTKRLVRQLHESIFYRPLLSTAAHLSADEVRLTPEAAQARLAALGYVDPRGAMRHIEALTVGVSRRAALQRQLLPVLLAWLADGVDPDAGLLGFRRLSENLGETHWYLGMLRDSSAAGERLCSILSSSRFITDLLEVSPESTAWLGSDKDLVPASFDTQWLEIQSKMSRHPHPGEAMRLIRLIRRREMLRIAIADSAGLLSQQEVGRALADADRAAVLGALNVAESEVFGSSEKLTDLLVVAMGRQGGREIGYGSDADVMYVHRPLPGVDPAAAQAQAEKVVSQISTYLQQPCSPAVRAERPLVLDAGLRPEGRQGPLVRSLESYRGYYERWSVVWEAQALLRARPMAGSDALAEDFMALIDPVRYPEDVTAKDVREIRRIKARVEAERLPRGADPSRQLKLGRGSLSDVEWLVQLLQLQHARRVPELRTTATLPALEAVEAAELLPAVDVETLRQAWLLASRVRSANVIRGGRNPDVLPSSRRELDAVARWCGYGAGQGGVLEEDYLKVTRHARAVFERYFYGYGT; this is translated from the coding sequence ATGAGCCTGACCCGACGGCTGATCGCCACAGGTTTCCGCGACCTGGAAAAAAGCACGCGGTTCCTGGCAGCCCGGGAACTCGAGGGCGTGGACGAAGAAGCGTTGTTTGCCGGGTTCGCCTTCTCCGCGGACCCGGATCTGGCCCTTCAGTCACTGGTGCGGCTGATTGGCCGCGCCCCCGAGCTGGTGGACCTGGTCAACGCCGGGACCGAGCGCAGCGAAGCCCTGTTCCGCCTGCTGGGGGCCTCCGACGCCCTGGCGGAGTTCCTGATGCGTCATCCGGGCGACATCGGAGTCCTGCACCGCCAGCTGCGCGCGGAACCGGGCAGCACGGATGAGCCCACTCTGCGGGCCTCGCTGCTCGACGCCGTGCACGCGGGCAGCGGTGCGGCGCCCGTGGCCGGCCTGACGGGCACTGAAGCCTATGTGGCGCTGCGGTCCCGGTACCGGCGGCACCTGCTGGACCTCGCCGTGCGGGATCTCGGCGCGGCATCCCCGACGGACTACCTGCCGGCGGCAGGACGGGAGCTTGCCGATCTGGCCGGCGCAGCGCTGGAGGCTGCCCTGGCGGTTTCCCGAGCGGAGCTGGCGGCAAGCTTTCCGGCCGAAGAGATTTCCGCCGTGCGCCTCGCCGTCATCGGGATGGGCAAAGCCGGCGCGCGGGAGCTGAACTATATCTCCGACGTGGACGTCATCTACGTGATTGAGGCCTCCGGACTGCCGGAAGAGCGGGCCTCCACCATCGGCACCGCGCTGGCCGCCGGGATTTCGCGCGCCATCAACGCCTCGGCGCCGGAGCCTCCGCTCTGGGAAGTGGACACCAACCTGCGTCCAGAGGGTAAGGACGGCCCGCTGGTGCGTACCCTGGACTCGCATGTGAGCTACTACCAGCGCTGGGCGCACAGCTGGGAGTTCCAGGCGCTGCTTAAGGCCCGGGCCATGGCGGGCGACCGGGAGCTCGGCCGGCGCTATGAAGAAGCCGTTGCCCCCTTGATCTGGAGCAGCTCCGAACGGGACGGCTTCGTGGAATCGGTGCAGGCCATGCGCCGCAGAGTCACGGACAACATCCCCGGCCACGAGGAATCACGGCAGCTGAAGCTCGGCAGCGGCGGACTGCGCGACGTCGAGTTCACTGTCCAGCTGCTTCAGCTGGTGCACGGCAGGGTCGACGAAAGCCTTCGGGTACGCGCGACGACCGCTGCCATCGCGGCGCTCAGCGAAGCCGGCTACATCGGGCGCAGCGACGCGCGGGCGCTGGACGAGTCCTACCGCTACCTGCGGGTGCTCGAGCACCGCATCCAGATGGTGCATATGCGCCGGACCCATCTGATGCCCGAGGAGGAGGCAGCTTTGAGGGCACTGGCCAAGGCCAGCGCCGGATCCCTGTCCTCCGAACGCCCCAGCGCCGAACGCCTGCGCGAACAGTGGCAGCGCACCAAACGCCTGGTGCGGCAGCTGCATGAAAGCATTTTCTACCGGCCGCTGCTCAGTACGGCCGCGCACCTCAGCGCGGATGAAGTCCGGCTGACCCCCGAGGCCGCCCAGGCGCGCCTGGCCGCGCTGGGCTACGTCGACCCCCGCGGCGCGATGCGCCACATTGAAGCACTGACCGTGGGGGTGAGCCGGCGCGCCGCCCTGCAGCGGCAGCTGCTTCCGGTGCTGCTCGCCTGGCTCGCCGACGGCGTGGACCCCGACGCCGGCCTGCTGGGCTTCCGCCGGCTGAGCGAAAACCTGGGCGAGACCCACTGGTATCTGGGGATGCTGCGCGACTCCTCGGCAGCGGGGGAGCGGCTGTGCTCCATCCTCTCCTCGAGCCGGTTCATTACCGACCTGCTGGAGGTCTCACCGGAATCCACCGCCTGGCTCGGATCCGACAAGGACCTGGTGCCGGCGTCCTTCGACACGCAGTGGCTGGAAATCCAGTCAAAGATGTCCCGCCACCCGCACCCGGGTGAAGCCATGCGGCTCATCCGGCTGATCCGCCGCCGCGAGATGCTGCGCATAGCCATCGCCGACAGCGCCGGACTGCTCAGCCAGCAGGAGGTCGGCCGCGCCCTGGCGGACGCCGACCGTGCCGCCGTCCTGGGCGCCCTGAATGTTGCGGAGTCGGAGGTGTTCGGCAGCAGCGAGAAGCTCACGGATCTGCTGGTGGTCGCGATGGGACGGCAGGGCGGACGGGAGATCGGCTACGGCTCCGACGCGGATGTGATGTACGTGCACCGCCCGCTGCCCGGCGTCGACCCGGCGGCAGCCCAGGCGCAGGCCGAGAAGGTCGTCTCGCAGATTTCCACCTACCTGCAGCAGCCGTGCAGCCCGGCCGTCCGGGCCGAGCGCCCTTTGGTCCTCGACGCCGGCCTGCGTCCCGAGGGCAGGCAGGGCCCGCTGGTGCGCAGCCTGGAGTCCTACCGCGGCTACTACGAACGCTGGTCCGTGGTCTGGGAGGCGCAGGCCCTGCTGCGGGCGCGTCCCATGGCCGGCAGCGACGCGCTGGCCGAGGATTTCATGGCACTGATCGACCCGGTGCGCTACCCGGAGGACGTCACGGCCAAGGACGTCCGGGAGATCCGCCGGATCAAGGCACGCGTGGAAGCCGAACGCCTGCCCCGGGGAGCGGATCCTTCCCGGCAGCTGAAACTTGGACGCGGCAGCCTCAGCGACGTGGAGTGGCTCGTGCAGCTGCTCCAGCTGCAGCATGCCCGCCGGGTGCCGGAGCTGCGGACGACGGCGACCCTGCCCGCGCTGGAGGCGGTCGAGGCGGCCGAGCTGCTTCCCGCCGTCGACGTCGAGACCCTCCGGCAGGCCTGGCTGCTGGCCAGCCGGGTCCGTAGCGCAAATGTTATCCGCGGCGGACGGAACCCCGATGTGCTGCCCTCTTCCCGCCGGGAACTGGACGCGGTGGCCCGCTGGTGCGGTTACGGTGCAGGTCAGGGCGGGGTTCTGGAGGAGGATTACCTGAAGGTCACCCGGCATGCCCGGGCCGTTTTCGAACGGTATTTCTACGGATACGGGACCTAG
- a CDS encoding amino acid ABC transporter substrate-binding protein/permease has product MLSGKRALKGPAKLAVPLTTFLATLALLLGIPAAGAVAADGVEGETFVIGTDTTFAPFEFRENGELVGIDMDLLNAIAEEEGFNVEIQSLGFDAALQSLQSNQVDGVIAGMSITDERRQVFDFSDPYFESGIQMAVAENNNDVAGYEDLRGKRVAVKTGTEGQTFAESIKDDYGFEVVAFAQSAQMYDDVKAGGSVAVFDDYPVLAYGVASGNGLKTVTEKEAGSSYGFAVNKGANPELLTAFNDGLADLKESGEYDEILDTYLEAGAKDSSFWSLITDNGPAFAKGMGLTLLATALSLLFALVLGVFFGFLKVGSSRILRGIATVYVSIFRGTPVLVQAFFFYFGLPQIIGQPVDVLTAGVLTLSLNAGAYMTEIVRGGIQSVDPGQMEAARSLGLGYGKTMQKVIIPQAIKIMTPSFINQFVITLKDTSLLAVIGFAELTYQGQQIYAVNFRTAEVLIIVAALYFIVITLLTKLADVLDKRFNK; this is encoded by the coding sequence TTGCTTAGTGGCAAACGGGCCTTAAAGGGCCCGGCTAAACTGGCCGTACCGCTGACCACCTTCCTCGCAACCCTGGCTTTGCTGCTGGGGATTCCTGCGGCCGGAGCAGTCGCAGCGGACGGCGTCGAAGGCGAGACCTTCGTCATCGGCACCGATACCACGTTCGCACCGTTCGAATTCCGTGAAAACGGCGAACTCGTGGGCATCGACATGGACCTCCTCAACGCGATTGCCGAGGAGGAGGGCTTCAACGTCGAAATCCAGTCCCTCGGCTTCGACGCGGCACTGCAGTCGCTGCAGTCCAACCAGGTGGACGGCGTTATTGCCGGTATGTCCATCACCGACGAACGCCGGCAGGTCTTCGACTTCTCGGACCCGTACTTCGAGTCCGGCATCCAGATGGCCGTCGCCGAGAACAACAACGACGTCGCCGGGTACGAGGATCTGCGCGGCAAGCGCGTCGCCGTCAAGACCGGAACCGAAGGCCAGACCTTCGCCGAGTCCATCAAGGACGACTACGGCTTCGAAGTTGTTGCCTTCGCGCAGTCCGCCCAGATGTACGACGACGTCAAGGCCGGCGGCTCCGTGGCCGTGTTCGACGACTACCCCGTGCTTGCCTACGGCGTCGCCTCCGGCAACGGGCTGAAGACCGTCACCGAGAAGGAAGCCGGCAGCTCGTACGGTTTTGCCGTCAACAAGGGCGCCAATCCCGAACTCCTGACCGCCTTCAACGACGGCCTCGCCGACCTGAAGGAAAGCGGCGAGTACGACGAGATCCTGGACACCTACCTCGAGGCCGGTGCCAAGGATTCCAGCTTCTGGTCCCTGATCACGGACAACGGTCCCGCCTTCGCCAAGGGCATGGGCCTGACCCTGCTGGCGACCGCGCTGTCGCTGCTCTTTGCCCTCGTCCTCGGCGTGTTCTTCGGCTTCCTGAAGGTCGGGTCCTCGCGGATCCTCCGCGGCATCGCCACCGTCTACGTGAGCATCTTCCGCGGCACCCCGGTGCTGGTGCAGGCCTTCTTCTTCTACTTCGGCCTGCCGCAGATCATCGGCCAGCCGGTGGACGTACTCACTGCAGGCGTGCTGACGCTGAGCCTGAACGCCGGCGCCTACATGACCGAGATTGTCCGCGGCGGCATCCAGTCCGTGGATCCCGGCCAGATGGAAGCGGCCCGCAGCCTCGGACTCGGCTACGGAAAGACCATGCAGAAGGTCATCATTCCGCAGGCCATCAAGATCATGACGCCGTCCTTCATCAACCAGTTCGTCATTACCTTGAAGGACACCTCCCTGCTTGCCGTCATCGGCTTTGCGGAGCTGACGTACCAGGGCCAGCAGATCTACGCGGTGAACTTCCGTACCGCTGAAGTACTGATCATCGTGGCTGCCCTGTACTTCATCGTCATTACGCTGCTGACCAAGCTGGCGGACGTCCTGGATAAGAGGTTTAACAAGTGA
- a CDS encoding amino acid ABC transporter ATP-binding protein has product MSKIQTIGLRKSYGSNEVLKGLDVSVAEGEVVCVIGPSGSGKSTFLRCLNKLEDITGGTVMVDGFDLTDPKVNLNEVRQHIGMVFQHFNLFPHMSVLDNIMLAPVQLKKAPKAEVRKTALALLDRVGLADKADARPAQLSGGQKQRVAIARALAMQPDIMLFDEATSALDPEMVGEVLQVIRDLAREGMTMVVVTHEMGFAREVADRVIFMADGHIVEENTPELLFGSPQAPRLQDFLAKVL; this is encoded by the coding sequence GTGAGCAAGATCCAAACCATTGGGCTGCGGAAATCCTACGGGTCCAACGAGGTCCTTAAGGGACTGGACGTCAGCGTTGCCGAGGGCGAAGTGGTCTGCGTCATCGGCCCGTCCGGCTCCGGCAAGTCCACCTTCCTGCGCTGCCTGAACAAGCTGGAAGACATCACCGGCGGCACGGTCATGGTTGACGGTTTCGACCTCACCGATCCCAAGGTGAACCTGAACGAGGTGCGCCAGCACATCGGCATGGTGTTCCAGCACTTCAACCTGTTCCCGCACATGAGCGTGCTGGACAACATCATGCTGGCCCCGGTGCAGCTGAAGAAGGCACCCAAGGCCGAGGTCCGCAAGACCGCCCTTGCCCTGCTGGACCGGGTTGGCCTGGCAGACAAGGCCGATGCCCGCCCCGCGCAGCTTTCCGGCGGCCAGAAGCAGCGTGTGGCTATTGCCCGGGCGCTGGCCATGCAGCCGGACATCATGCTCTTCGATGAGGCCACCTCGGCGCTCGACCCGGAAATGGTCGGTGAAGTGCTGCAGGTCATCCGTGACCTGGCCCGGGAAGGCATGACCATGGTTGTGGTCACCCACGAGATGGGCTTCGCCCGCGAAGTGGCCGACCGCGTGATCTTCATGGCCGATGGCCACATCGTCGAGGAGAACACCCCGGAGCTGCTCTTCGGCAGCCCGCAGGCTCCGCGCCTGCAGGACTTCCTGGCCAAGGTGCTCTAG